CTCCTGGTCGAACACGTACATCTGGAGGGGACAGATGAGTAATTTGCAAAATTATATTGTGTATTAAAAAATATGCATGTTTTCAGATTAAATCCTAGTTAAACATTCTAATTCTATACATATAGTTGCCTTATTTCTTgtattttctacatttttattataagaTTCTTAAAATAAAGTCAATTTAGCATGAAAAATTCTTGTTTCCCTCATTGAATAAATTACTATCTATAAAACGACGGGATTTGGacactattttactgtaaaatctCACCTGCTTATGGAATGTCtcatttttaattcaaaatgGAAATGAGTATCAGCAGACATTTAGATGTGTCCTGTTGTTGTCGTGTTACACAGTCCAGAGGGCTCCACACCAATATGTCACATGATCAGCATCCCACCCTGTTGGCCACCCTGCTCTCTTTTTCTACacactgcttttctttttttttttacaaagcattGTATGATGTTGAGGTTTTTTTGTAGCAGACTATGCAAAGCTTCCCAAACCCCATTCAGCATGACTGTAACCAGACTTAGATGTTCATTTTAACtataacaaacatattttcacaATTAAAACTACACAAATAACATACTGATTCACAATATTTCCTGAAAGGTTTGAAGTCAAACACAGAGTGATATCTTGTGTCCAGCTAACATTCAAAATACTGAGCTTCAGAAAAGCAATGATTTATCAAAATTGATTCATCACACGTTTTATTcatctcatttgttttgttcattaaCATTTTCATCAGGTGGGTTTTCAGTGGtaagtaacaacaacaacatctttgaaatcaaaattttcctttttattgAAAACTTGGCCAGGATTCTGTACAGCAGAGAGGGCGTGCAAAGCACAGGGGCAAGAAGATGGGGGGCTGGGGGGCTCTAGGGACTCAGTTTCCCGTGGTGCATTATACCCTGAGCCGAGAATCAAGTGTGTAAAACAGCCAGAGGTGTCGTGTACCCTCTTTGGTGTTTCAGAGGACCGTGGAGGGGAATGAAGTGAGGGActaaaaaaagggagaaaagggGTGAAAGTAAAACTCAGCCCAtaggggagaaagagaaaagtagagacagagaggaatgGAGTGTGGTCCAGCTGGTCCTTCCACTGAGGTGTTGTCTCCGATCAAGGGCAGATCTAAATCCTCACCCTTCCCCTCACTGCGTTAGATCATAGACCGTTTAAGGTACTGAGGTAAGGCCTCAGACATCTCTCCCCCTTTCCCTCTTCCTCCGCCCCTCTCCCTCACTTCcgctctttctctttctctccttccctgAGCCTCACTTGCTGGCCATGGTGTAGCAGCCCTGTTGGTGCCACTGCATGTCACGGATACGCCTCACAGACTGGAACTGAGGATGGCGGGCGCCGTACTCGTTGAAGTGCCTGTAGTCGCCCTTCTCCAGCAGGTACTGGCTGCCACGGTATCCAGGGAACTGGTATCCCACCCAGctggagaagaaagaggaaacaTGTCAGTGGAGTAGATGTTCACATCATTTGAGTCCTGTCTCTGAGTTCTAACAGTGACACTCACGTTCCACAGCTGACAATGATGCTGCCCACTCTGTCGGTGAAGCCGTAGGAGAACATGCTGGGAACGTCATCGTCCATGATCTCCATCTTGCGGCCCTTGAACTCTCCGACCTCGTACAGGCAGATCTTGTGCTTCTCGGGGTCctggaagagagagaaacactaTTTCAGGGAAGAGTCTAAAGCAAAAGGGAAACTTGAGAGTATGAAACCAAGTTTGCTTTTTGTACCATTCTGACGGGCCTGAAGGACAGCAGGTAGTCGTTCCTCTGGCAGTTGCTCCAGGAGTCCCAGCGAGGATACTCTCCCTTCTCCAGGATGTACATCTCACCACAGAAGTTCATCTGCTCAAAGCCCACGAAGCTGCAGATGAGACAACATTATGAAGTATCCATGCAGAgatgaatgttttaaatgtgaacATGCACGTTTGCACTTTTGTGAGACTTACGGTCCACACTCAACGCGCAGGGAGCGCACACGGTCCATGCCcatctcacacacattcatgcactcGTTGCTGATCTCGATCATGCGACCCTGGAAGTTCTCCTGGTCGAACACGTACATCTGGAGGGGACAGATGAGTCAATGTTAAGGGTCTGTGATTATCATACCATGATATCACTATTATGTGTATCTGAAGTCGCATGTCAGAGCCACCAACCTTGTAGGCCATCATTCCCATCTCAGACTTCTTGCCCTGAGCGGCCTTCCCGTCAGTCTGGGAAGAGGTCTTAGACTTATCTCCACTGGACATGATTACTGGGgaaaaagagaggggaaaaaacacatgttcatgtcACAAACTGAACCTGTCATGACTGGTGTAAAGGATGCATTATAGATAGAGGAAAGATTACAAATGCAATGATTAAAAGTATATAGAATACTTTGTATATTTAGGTGAAATTGATGTCTCTTGCTCCTGTTTTGTATCTCCAAACACCAGCAGGAGTACAGTATGGGTGTGTGTACcttacctgtatgtgtgtgcgatGCCTACGCCAAGCCTCACTCAGAGTGTGTGTGGCTCGGAGTGAGCCTCTCCCTTTTATACGCTGGCGCCCACGGGAGAGGGATTATGGGGAGAGAAACAAACCTGCTGAGGTCAGAGGCGCGGGACAAAAGAAACCCCACATCATCAGAGAGGGACGGACAGAGAGGATGGGCGGAGGCAGAGGAGGACTGACAGAAGCTGGAGACCAGTTTCTGATAGAACTAATGCAATACAAGTTGATGTTCCTGACATCAACGTTTAGAGGTAAATAATGACCCTAAATCATAGtaattcagttttatatttCAGATTCTTTACTCTCCTGTCACCTTTTCACATCATCACTTATTAAAAGTACTTAGACAGGCTTGATCGCACAGAGTGACAGGAGTTATTTGATGGTGTCTGCGGGAATGTGTGGCTTCAAACCTCTCTTTTGGCTTAAGGAGGTTAACTTTAAattcttgatttatttattgtaatttatttattaaatgttccAGGCTACATGTTCTCAGATAATATCAGTGAGTAACATTCATGTGTGATACATAAAtctaaatggctaaatgaataaatgaataaatgcagtgtaaatgtaaatgaaatgctTTCCCACTGTAAGGTCCGAGGTTCAACCCCCACATAGAGCCATAACACATCAGATCAACATTTGATATGATAGGATTTTTTGAACCAGACAAAATCTGACAAGATTTGTTTTGTATGCTTGACATAATTTGGAACTAACTGTTTAATTGCTGATGTAACTGCAGAGAAACTTTCATCGCAACTGTTGCATTCACTTTGTAAACCATTTGTTTTGCTAAACCACACATTTGGGGTGCCCCTGAAGGTGCGCATGCAAGAGCGTTTTGGTGACTTTGAGATGCCATTGTGTGAAAAGGACTAAAATGAAACTTAAAGCTCTCTAACGTTTCTATACATGCATATAGATGCACCCAGTTATCTCCTTCTCTGTCCCCCCGCGGTGCCTCTCTGCTCCGCCGCTAATCCCCACATTCTCCACCTCGATCCCGGCCCTTTGTGCCTGGGCACGCGCTGGACTGCTGACCGGGGTCCGAACATACCGGAGCGCCTTTGTTTCTGAGCACCAGCAGCACTATAGGATCTGCTGAGCTGGCCTCTGGAGTGGGACAACAGCGTCCAGCGGCCCCGCAGCGAGCATCCCGGGAGCGCGCCTCGCTGCTGGCGCGGCCGCTGCGCCAAATGGACGGTGCGTCGAGTCGGAGCCGTGGACGCGCACCAGCAGGCGCGCTCCGACCCAGACCGTCGGTATAAAACTGAAGCGCCAGGTTCTCTCAAAGCTCTACGCGAGGCAGGCGGTAGGCGCGTATCACTCCAAAGCTCTTCCTATAAAGTGCCACTCTAGGTAAGGCTGCATCTCTGCTTTCAACACAGCTCAGGGTCAGACAGGCAGGTGCACTCAAGCTGCTTCACACAGACACCGAAAACCAAAAGCACTTTCTGAAACGCCTGCACCACACGCTAATTGTTATCCgaattttattatttcattcatttcatatatttattatttcacctttttaaaaaaaagtcaaattagCCTAACTATTTGGCCAGACCTCCTCCAGATCTCTTAGTTCAGATTTGGATTCGTGTTGTTCCTGTAAATGGAAACTGAAACACCttcatgttttactgttttacactAGGAAAACATGCCAAATAATCTATAGAATATTACACTGTTTAATCACTGATGCTCTGAGCGAGTCTCTGAAGGACATTTTCTCTCCAACACTGTTTCCCACATACCTTCTTGCCTTTTACTTTACCTCCTGCTCTCTGTCCTCATTTGCCACCTCAG
This portion of the Micropterus dolomieu isolate WLL.071019.BEF.003 ecotype Adirondacks linkage group LG19, ASM2129224v1, whole genome shotgun sequence genome encodes:
- the LOC123957791 gene encoding beta-crystallin B1-like, with amino-acid sequence MSSGDKSKTSSQTDGKAAQGKKSEMGMMAYKMYVFDQENFQGRMIEISNECMNVCEMGMDRVRSLRVECGPFVGFEQMNFCGEMYILEKGEYPRWDSWSNCQRNDYLLSFRPVRMDPEKHKICLYEVGEFKGRKMEIMDDDVPSMFSYGFTDRVGSIIVSCGTWVGYQFPGYRGSQYLLEKGDYRHFNEYGARHPQFQSVRRIRDMQWHQQGCYTMASK